One window from the genome of Populus alba chromosome 15, ASM523922v2, whole genome shotgun sequence encodes:
- the LOC118056350 gene encoding hypersensitive-induced response protein 4, translating into MGNTCCFLCGCVDQASVGVVERWGRFERLAPPGFHFFNCLAGQCLAGVLSTRIHSLDVRIETKTKDNVFVQLVCSIQYRIVKENADDAFYELANPREQIQAYVFDVVRAIVPRMALDELFEQKGEVAIAVLEELEKVMGAYGYCIEHILMVDIIPDDTVRRAMNEINAAQRLQLASVYKGEAEKVLQVKRAEAEAEAKYLGGVGVARQRQAITDGLRENILEFSHKVSGTSAKEVMDLIMITQYFDTIKDLGNSSKNTTVFIPHGPGHVRDIGDQIRNGLMEASSAQIDQ; encoded by the exons ATGGGTAATACATGCTGTTTTTTATGTGGATGCGTAGACCAAGCTAGCGTTGGTGTTGTTGAAAGGTGGGGTCGTTTTGAGCGATTGGCTCCGCCAGGTTTCCACTTCTTTAACTGCCTTGCTGGTCAATGTTTGGCCGGTGTTTTGTCTACCAGAATTCACTCTCTTGATGTCCGCATTGAAACCAAAACCAAG GATAATGTCTTCGTGCAATTGGTTTGCTCGATTCAGTACCGAATAGTCAAGGAAAATGCTGATGATGCATTCTATGAGTTGGCAAATCCCAGGGAGCAGATTCAGGCTTATGTATTTGATG TGGTTCGAGCTATTGTTCCAAGAATGGCATTGGATGAGCTTTTCGAGCAGAAGGGTGAGGTTGCCATAGCTGTCTTGGAGGAATTGGAGAAG GTGATGGGAGCCTATGGCTACTGCATAGAGCACATTCTGATGGTTGACATTATACCTGATGATACTGTACGCAGGGCAATGAACGAGATCAATGCAG CTCAACGACTTCAGCTTGCTAGTGTATACAAAGGTGAAGCTGAAAAGGTGCTCCAAGTCAAAAGGGCAGAAGCTGAAGCTGAAGCCAAGTACCTTGGCGGGGTTGGTGTGGCCAGGCAGAGGCAGGCAATCACAGATGGTTTGAGAGAGAACATACTGGAGTTCTCACACAAGGTGTCAGGCACATCAGCTAAGGAGGTGATGGATCTCATCATGATCACACAGTACTTTGACACCATCAAAGACCTCGGCAACTCATCGAAGAACACCACTGTTTTCATCCCTCATGGCCCTGGTCATGTAAGAGACATCGGCGACCAGATTCGCAATGGGTTGATGGAGGCATCCAGTGCTCAAATTGATCAGTAG